The Pongo abelii isolate AG06213 chromosome 23, NHGRI_mPonAbe1-v2.0_pri, whole genome shotgun sequence nucleotide sequence CCACCCTGTCATCCTCCCCTTGGTCAGCTCAGCCTACCTGCAAGAGCGACCCCGGCTTCCGGTGAGGGGGCCCTCTCCCAAGAAAGGTGGCTGGGGCTTAGCTCTGAGGTTAGCCATTCTTCCAGGGTGGATGGCATGCTCTACCTCAGCTTCTCTCTCTGAGGAAGAGTCTTTGGGGAGGGGGTTGCTGGGCCCACTCTGTGACGCTCAAAAGATAGCATCCCCTCCTAAGGAACTTGCCGCCTCTCAGTTGATCTCCCCAGGGAGGGTGTGGCAGGGGGACAGGATGCGGGGCCTCCTGTGGGTCCTTCTTAGGGCTGTGGCCCACACCTGCCTCCATTTAGTTCCCCAGGGAGTCCTGTGAAAGGAAGCTTGAGGGTGAGGGAGTGGTGCCAGGACTACACCCTCATATGCCCCTGCCCGCAGGATCACTGTGGTCACATGGAACGTGGGCACTGCCATGCCCCCAGACGATGTCACATCCCTCCTCCACCTGGGCGGTGGCGACGACAACGACGGCGCAGACATGATCGCCATAGGGTGAGGTGGCAGGGCATGTGGACCCCCTCCTGAGCCCCTCGGGCCTTCCAGGCCCTCCACCCATGGCAGGGGCTTCCAGGGCGCCTCTCCAATCCCATGgccaccccgcccccacccctccAGGTTGCAGGAAGTGAACTCCATGCTCAACAAGCGACTCAAGGACGCCCTCTTCACGGACCAGTGGAGTGAGCTGTTCATGGATGCGCTGGGGCCCTTCAACTTCGTGCTGGTAACGCACCCCTCACGCCCTGGAGGGCCAGAGACCCTGCTGAATTCCTGGCTCCAGCTGTACCCTGGCTCACTGTGGGGCCCGCTGGGCCTCTGTGGCTGGGTCCGTGACATGGGTGGGTGGAGGAGCAGACCTGAAGGTGGGCGCGAGGGCGGGGGAGTTGTGTTCTGTCCCCCAGCCGCGTGGCCTCCGCCGCAGGTGAGTTCGGTGAGGATGCAGGGTGTCATCCTGCTGCTATTCGCCAAGTACTACCACCTGCCCTTCCTGCGAGACGTGCAGACCGACTGCACGCGCACCGGCCTGGGCGGCTACTGGGTGAGCCTGTGAGCGGGCCCAGAAGGGGATGGGACATGAAGGGGGCCTTAGATAGTCCCTCCGCCCCATGCACAGCAAGGTCCccttcccatcctccaccctttgCCCTGCGGCCCACCCCTCCCCATGCACCGCCCAATACCCCATCCTATTCCTCTATACCCCCGCCCTTTTCTCTCCCCACTGCGTCCCAGCGTTGTTCCTCATTCCGTAGGACCCATCCACCTTCCACCCACGTCTCCTCTCTAACCCCCGCTCCCAGTGCCTTACCTCCTGGCCTAAGCCCCGCCCATGAGCCAGCCGACCCTGCCTCCCTAGGGTAACAAGGGTGGCGTGAGCGTGCGCCTGGCGGCCTTTGGGCACATGCTCTGCTTCCTGAACTGCCACTTGCCTGCGCATATGGACAAGGCGGAGCAGCGCAAGGACAACTTCCAGACCATCCTCAGCCTCCAGCAGTTCCAAGGGCCGGGCGCACAGGGCATCTTGGATCATGAGTATGGGCTGGGGTGGGGCCAAATAGAGCTTGGGTGGGGCTAGTGATGGGGGTTTTTGTACCAGCTTGGGTGGGGCTTATGGAGAGAGGCAGGGCCTATGGGGGTTAGTGCCCACCCAAACTAGTTGTAGGAACACGAAAGCAGAGAACAGTTGGATGGGGAGGGGCAGAGCCTGTAGGGTGGAGCTTTGCTGAGGGGCCCCGCCTTGCTGAAGGTCAGAACCTAATTTCCTGTAGACCAGTCCCCCTGCTCTTCCTCTGCCCTTTGGTGGGCTGGAGGCTCTGGcaccactcacccactcactacATCCCCTCGGGTTGGATGGGGCCTGGAAGGATCTGGGCTGAGCCCTTATCCCCCATGGACCTGTTGACACCCCCCACTGCCCCCCACATctctcccatcccccaccccaaacAGCCTCGTGTTCTGGTTCGGGGACCTGAACTTCCGCATTGAGAGCTATGACCTGCACTTTGTCAAGTTTGCCATCGACAGTGACCAGCTCCATCAGCTCTGGGAGAAGGACCAGGTGGGGTCCTTGTCCCCAGAAGCACACAGAGCATGTCCCAGGACACGCCTGTACCTTAGGCTATGGTCCCTGTCCTCACCTGCCCCACCCCTTCCCTGGGCACAGCAGAGCCCAAGCTGTTGTCCAATCTGCTCTCCTGGACCCCCCACAGCTCAACATGGCCAAGAACACCTGGCCCATTCTGAAGGGCTTTCAGGAGGGGCCCCTCAACTTCGCTCCCACCTTCAAGTTTGATGTGGGTACCAACAAATACGATACCAGGTGAGCTCAGTCCGAGGAGGGATGGGGAAGTGGGCTGAGGTCTTCTTGAACAGGGAGACTCTGGGAAGAGGGGCAGGAGGCAAGGTGGAGGGTTGCACCTTGATCCCCAGCCCCTGAAACTTGGGGTACCCCTGCTCACTGCAGTGCCAAGAAACGGAAGCCAGCTTGGACAGACCGTATCCTATGGAAGGTGAAGGCTCCGAGTGGGGGTCCCAGCCCCTCAGGACGGAAGAGCCACCGACTCCAGGTGACGCAGCACAGCTACCGCAGCCACATGGAATACACAGTCAGCGACCACAAGCCTGTGGCTGCCCAGTTCCTCCTGCAGGTGAGTTCTGGCCTCATCCTCCCCATGCAAAATCCCCAGGCCCAACTTGGCATACTGCTGCCCCTCACCATTACCCTTTGTATAACCCCTTGTACCTGCCCTCAGCAGCATCCATTTGTTGTAACAGTGGAAATGGGATTGCGATCtacattttcagatgaggaagctgaggctcagacacATGGCATcacctgcccagggtcacacagctagtaagaggaacagttaggatttgaacccaagtcagTCTGGTTTCAGAGCccatgccttttcttttctttttttttttttttgagacagagtctcgctctgtcgcccaggctagagtgcagtggcgcgatcttagctcactgcaaactctacctcccgggttcaagtgattctcctgcctcagcctcctgagtagctgggattacatcacccgccaccatgccaggctaatttttgtatttttagtggagacagggtttcaccatgttggccaggctggtcttgaactcctgacctcctgatccacccacctcggcctcccaaagtgctgggattacaggcgtgagctaccgtgcccggccaaccttttttttcttttttcttttttttttctttgagatggagtcttgctcagccgccccaggctggagtgcagtggcacgatctcggctcactgcaaccaccatctcctgggtccaagcgattctcccgtctcatcctcccaagtagctgggattacaggcacccgccgtcatgcccagctaatttttgtattttagtagagacagggtttcaccatgttggccaggctggtcttgaactcctgacctcaggtgatccacccacctcagcctcccaaagtgctaagattacaggcatgagccactgcccccggcacccaattttttttttttttttttaacgtagtctcactctgtcgcccaggctggagtgcagtggcgtggtctcggctcactgcaacttctacctcctgagttcaagtgattctcctgcctcagcctcccgagtaactgggattacaggtgcctgccaccacgcctggctaatttttgtatttagtagagatggggctttgccatgttggccaggctggtctcgaactcctgacctcaggtgatccgcccacctcggcctcccaaagtgctgggattacaaggtgtgagccaccacacccagccttagaGCCCGTGCCTTTTCTGCTAATCTCTAACTCCAGTCTTAGAAAGGTTTAGAGCAATTTATCTTAAAATTCACTTataggctggtgcagtggctcacacctgtaatctcaacacttggagaggctgaggtggaaggatcgcttgagctcaggagtttaagaccagcctgggcaacacagtgagatatcatctctaaaaaaaatca carries:
- the INPP5J gene encoding phosphatidylinositol 4,5-bisphosphate 5-phosphatase A isoform X8, producing MGLPRLGTQSTGPGRCLSPTLQAQEAPAPVTTSSSTSTLSSSPWSAQPTCKSDPGFRITVVTWNVGTAMPPDDVTSLLHLGGGDDNDGADMIAIGLQEVNSMLNKRLKDALFTDQWSELFMDALGPFNFVLVSSVRMQGVILLLFAKYYHLPFLRDVQTDCTRTGLGGYWGNKGGVSVRLAAFGHMLCFLNCHLPAHMDKAEQRKDNFQTILSLQQFQGPGAQGILDHDLVFWFGDLNFRIESYDLHFVKFAIDSDQLHQLWEKDQLNMAKNTWPILKGFQEGPLNFAPTFKFDVGTNKYDTSAKKRKPAWTDRILWKVKAPSGGPSPSGRKSHRLQVTQHSYRSHMEYTVSDHKPVAAQFLLQFAFRDDMPLVRLEVADEWVRPEQAVVRYRMETVFARSSWDWIGLYRVGFRHCKDYVAYVWAKHEDVDGNTYQVTFSEESLPKGHGDFILGYYSHNHSILIGVTEPFQISLPSSELASSSTDSSGTSSEGEDDSTLELLAPKSRSPSPGKSKRHRSRSPGLARFPGLALRPSSRERRGASRSPSPQSRRLSRVAPDRSSNGSSQGSSEEGPSGLPGPWAFPPAVPRSLGLLPALRLETVDPGGGGSWGPDREALAPNSLSPSPQGHRGLEEGGLGP
- the INPP5J gene encoding phosphatidylinositol 4,5-bisphosphate 5-phosphatase A isoform X7 — translated: MEGRSSRGSRRPGTRAGLGSLPMPQGVAQTGAPSKVDSSFQLPAKKNAALGPSEPRITVVTWNVGTAMPPDDVTSLLHLGGGDDNDGADMIAIGLQEVNSMLNKRLKDALFTDQWSELFMDALGPFNFVLVTHPSRPGGPETLLNSWLQLYPGSLWGPLGLCGWVRDMGGWRSRPEGGREGGGVVFCPPAAWPPPQVSSVRMQGVILLLFAKYYHLPFLRDVQTDCTRTGLGGYWGNKGGVSVRLAAFGHMLCFLNCHLPAHMDKAEQRKDNFQTILSLQQFQGPGAQGILDHDLVFWFGDLNFRIESYDLHFVKFAIDSDQLHQLWEKDQLNMAKNTWPILKGFQEGPLNFAPTFKFDVGTNKYDTSAKKRKPAWTDRILWKVKAPSGGPSPSGRKSHRLQVTQHSYRSHMEYTVSDHKPVAAQFLLQFAFRDDMPLVRLEVADEWVRPEQAVVRYRMETVFARSSWDWIGLYRVGFRHCKDYVAYVWAKHEDVDGNTYQVLKRSGRVRASPCCLWDLRTHLGGSQVASLTPNLGLYPWAHQVTFSEESLPKGHGDFILGYYSHNHSILIGVTEPFQISLPSSELASSSTDSSGTSSEGEDDSTLELLAPKSRSPSPGKSKRHRSRSPGLARFPGLALRPSSRERRGASRSPSPQSRRLSRVAPDRSSNGSSQGSSEEGPSGLPGPWAFPPAVPRSLGLLPALRLETVDPGGGGSWGPDREALAPNSLSPSPQGHRGLEEGGLGP
- the INPP5J gene encoding phosphatidylinositol 4,5-bisphosphate 5-phosphatase A isoform X9 translates to MPPDDVTSLLHLGGGDDNDGADMIAIGLQEVNSMLNKRLKDALFTDQWSELFMDALGPFNFVLVTHPSRPGGPETLLNSWLQLYPGSLWGPLGLCGWVRDMGGWRSRPEGGREGGGVVFCPPAAWPPPQVSSVRMQGVILLLFAKYYHLPFLRDVQTDCTRTGLGGYWGNKGGVSVRLAAFGHMLCFLNCHLPAHMDKAEQRKDNFQTILSLQQFQGPGAQGILDHDLVFWFGDLNFRIESYDLHFVKFAIDSDQLHQLWEKDQLNMAKNTWPILKGFQEGPLNFAPTFKFDVGTNKYDTSAKKRKPAWTDRILWKVKAPSGGPSPSGRKSHRLQVTQHSYRSHMEYTVSDHKPVAAQFLLQFAFRDDMPLVRLEVADEWVRPEQAVVRYRMETVFARSSWDWIGLYRVGFRHCKDYVAYVWAKHEDVDGNTYQVLKRSGRVRASPCCLWDLRTHLGGSQVASLTPNLGLYPWAHQVTFSEESLPKGHGDFILGYYSHNHSILIGVTEPFQISLPSSELASSSTDSSGTSSEGEDDSTLELLAPKSRSPSPGKSKRHRSRSPGLARFPGLALRPSSRERRGASRSPSPQSRRLSRVAPDRSSNGSSQGSSEEGPSGLPGPWAFPPAVPRSLGLLPALRLETVDPGGGGSWGPDREALAPNSLSPSPQGHRGLEEGGLGP
- the INPP5J gene encoding phosphatidylinositol 4,5-bisphosphate 5-phosphatase A isoform X6; its protein translation is MGLPRLGTQSTGPGRCLSPTLQAQEAPAPVTTSSSTSTLSSSPWSAQPTCKSDPGFRITVVTWNVGTAMPPDDVTSLLHLGGGDDNDGADMIAIGLQEVNSMLNKRLKDALFTDQWSELFMDALGPFNFVLVTHPSRPGGPETLLNSWLQLYPGSLWGPLGLCGWVRDMGGWRSRPEGGREGGGVVFCPPAAWPPPQVSSVRMQGVILLLFAKYYHLPFLRDVQTDCTRTGLGGYWGNKGGVSVRLAAFGHMLCFLNCHLPAHMDKAEQRKDNFQTILSLQQFQGPGAQGILDHDLVFWFGDLNFRIESYDLHFVKFAIDSDQLHQLWEKDQLNMAKNTWPILKGFQEGPLNFAPTFKFDVGTNKYDTSAKKRKPAWTDRILWKVKAPSGGPSPSGRKSHRLQVTQHSYRSHMEYTVSDHKPVAAQFLLQFAFRDDMPLVRLEVADEWVRPEQAVVRYRMETVFARSSWDWIGLYRVGFRHCKDYVAYVWAKHEDVDGNTYQVLKRSGRVRASPCCLWDLRTHLGGSQVASLTPNLGLYPWAHQVTFSEESLPKGHGDFILGYYSHNHSILIGVTEPFQISLPSSELASSSTDSSGTSSEGEDDSTLELLAPKSRSPSPGKSKRHRSRSPGLARFPGLALRPSSRERRGASRSPSPQSRRLSRVAPDRSSNGSSQGSSEEGPSGLPGPWAFPPAVPRSLGLLPALRLETVDPGGGGSWGPDREALAPNSLSPSPQGHRGLEEGGLGP